The DNA region CGACTGGCGCGCCTTCGATGGCGCCGACGCGTTTCTCTCCGAAATTGCGGGACTCGCGCCGCTCTACTATGTCACGGGCAATCATGAAATCTGGTCAAAGCGGATGCCGGAAATTCTTTCCCGGTTGAAAGCGCATGGGGTGACCGTCCTCGAAAACGATTGGGTAACGCTGCCGGTACAAGGCGGCGGTGAAATCCTGATGGCAGGGCTTGCAGACCCTGACGGCGCGCCAAGTTTGCAGGCCTGGGCGGACAATGCCAGGAGAGCCTTCACGCCGCTCGAAACCGACGGGCATTTTCGGCTGCTGCTTTCCCACCGGCCGGAACAGGCCACTCTTTACGCGCAATTACCGTTTGATCTTACCCTCTCAGGGCATGCGCATGGAGGACAGGTCCGCATTCCCGGTATCCTCAACGGGCTTTACGCCCCGAATCAGGGCTTCTTTCCAAAATATGCGGGAGGTTGCTACGAGGACGTTCCCAGCGGACAGATCCGCATTGTGGGACGCGGCGTTTCCCATTATTGGATTCTGCCGCGCGTCTGTAACCCGCCCGAACTGGTTTGCATCGAACTGAAAGGGGCCCCGGCATAAACACCGGGGCCCCTCGTCTTTTCATTTAAGTTTCCATCAGCTGGCGAAGCTGTTTGCCAAAATCCGCGGCGACCGAACGAACACTGTCGATGATCTCGTTGATGCCGTCTTCTATTTCGCCGGCCGCGCCGCCCGTTTTGAAGTAGTCGCGCGACCGGGTTTTCCGGTAGCGTTTGATCATCTGCTTGATGCGCTCGCTCTCCTGCTGGGAAATTGGGTTTTCGGGCTTGCGAATCTCCCGCAAAGCGTTGGCACAGTCGGAAAGCAGTTCCCTATATTCATCCTCAATCTGTTTTTTAAAGCGCGCGGTCATCTGCGCTTCGTCCGAAGAATCGGTGAACCGCAGCTCCACAATACTCGCCTCGCCGCCGAGCTCACGGATTTTCTGCGCAAGGGCGGTGAACTGCTGCATGCCCTGCGCGGTGTTGGGCAGAATTGCGACGCCCTGCTTAAAGTATTCCGCGCCAAATTCCTTCAGTTTGCGCCAGACGTATACCCGCACCTTGGAGGGGTTGATTGGGAGGTTGTAACTGAGCGCCAGCCAGACCGTCCGCTGCATCTGCATTGCGTCCACCTGCCTTTCCTTATTTTCCGAGGCTGCTACCGCATGTCAAAAGCCGCCTTCACAGCTTCTCCCGCCGTCTTTGGCAGTGCCCCCGCGAAGGCGGGGCTCAAATGGCGGGAACTGTTTGCGTTGTACTTATTATAGCACGATAATTGTAACAAGTGTTAGCTTTTTCGTCAATCCTTATTTATCCCGACGAAATTTTCTTGCAAGATGCCCATTGGGATGCTAAAATATAGTATTGGTTTATTTGGAATTGAAATGCTTCCGACCGGCATGCCCGCCGGCGGATTTTGAAAGGAACTGGAG from Anaerotruncus rubiinfantis includes:
- a CDS encoding metallophosphoesterase, giving the protein MKQKGLSKRIWVPALGLLLVILAIAFYSGYTVRHYRVTTQKLPTGSCLRAALVTDLHAEPSETRRERLAALLESAEPDVILLCGDIYDDWRAFDGADAFLSEIAGLAPLYYVTGNHEIWSKRMPEILSRLKAHGVTVLENDWVTLPVQGGGEILMAGLADPDGAPSLQAWADNARRAFTPLETDGHFRLLLSHRPEQATLYAQLPFDLTLSGHAHGGQVRIPGILNGLYAPNQGFFPKYAGGCYEDVPSGQIRIVGRGVSHYWILPRVCNPPELVCIELKGAPA
- a CDS encoding Chromate resistance protein ChrB — translated: MQMQRTVWLALSYNLPINPSKVRVYVWRKLKEFGAEYFKQGVAILPNTAQGMQQFTALAQKIRELGGEASIVELRFTDSSDEAQMTARFKKQIEDEYRELLSDCANALREIRKPENPISQQESERIKQMIKRYRKTRSRDYFKTGGAAGEIEDGINEIIDSVRSVAADFGKQLRQLMET